A region of Falco peregrinus isolate bFalPer1 chromosome 13, bFalPer1.pri, whole genome shotgun sequence DNA encodes the following proteins:
- the SLC16A2 gene encoding monocarboxylate transporter 8 isoform X2 — MGMIFFCSPIVSIFTDRIGCRTTAASGAAIAFIGLLSSSFTKSLEVRYFTYGILFGCGSSFAFQPSLVILGHYFKRRLGLANGIVAGGSCLISVPLPFFLKMVGKAIGLAHTFQVLSALMLIQIFLSLTYRPILPPSCDSQHDGQDKLGSRSVRQQCWSQTRKYFNLRVFRRKTYRIWAFGIATAVLGYLVPYMNLVKYVEKRFQETKKDWILLVCLGAMSGLGRLVSGRIGDCIPGLKKIYLQVASFMLLGILCMMIPQCQGFEGVIVICLFLGLCDGFFTTIMAPIAFELVGPMQASQAIGYLMGLMAVPMTAGTPIAGYLNDYFGNYDAAFYFAGVPPIIGGLVLSVVPLVHQRMLKKQRLDSGKDKMLVSEAVVNGELLPGCPASEAHM; from the exons ATgggcatgatttttttctgctctcccaTCGTCAGCATCTTCACCGACCGGATCGGCTGCAGGACCACGGCAGCCTCGGGAGCTGCCATCGCCTTCATTGGACTTCTCTCCAGCTCCTTCACCAA gTCTCTGGAAGTTCGTTATTTCACGTACGGGATCCTCTTTGGCTGCGGCAGCTCCTTTGCCTTCCAGCCCTCGCTGGTCATCCTTGGTCACTACTTCAAGCGCCGCCTTGGCTTGGCCAACGGCATCGTGGCCGGTGGCAGCTGCCTCATCTCCGTGCCGCTCCCCTTCTTCCTGAAGATGGTTGGGAAGGCCATTGGGCTGGCGCACACTTTCCAAGTACTCAGTGCCTTAATGCTCATCCAGATATTCTTGTCCCTGACCTATCGGCCCATCCTGCCGCCTTCTTGTGACTCTCAGCACGATGGGCAGGACAAGCTGGGCAGCCGGAGCGTGCGGCAGCAGTGCTGGTCCCAGACACGCAAGTACTTTAACTTGAGGGTTTTCCGGAGAAAGACCTATCGGATTTGGGCCTTTGGGATTGCTACTGCTGTGCTGGGATATCTCGTACCTTACATGAACCTG GTGAAATACGTGGAGAAGCGATTTCAAGAAACCAAGAAGGACTGGATCCTCCTGGTTTGCCTCGGGGCCATGTCAGGGCTGGGGCGCTTGGTTTCAGGCCGTATTGGTGACTGCATTCCCGGGCTGAAGAAGATTTACCTGCAG GTTGCATCCTTCATGCTGTTGGGCATCCTGTGCATGATGATCCCCCAGTGCCAAGGGTTTGAGGGCGTCATTGTCATCTGCCTCTTCCTCGGCCTTTGTGATGGCTTCTTCACCACCATCATGGCCCCCATTGCCTTCGAGCTGGTGGGGCCCATGCAGGCATCCCAGGCCATAGGGTACCTCATGGGGCTGATGGCTGTGCCCATGACCGCGGGTACGCCGATAGCAG GATACCTCAATGATTATTTTGGGAATTACGACGCGGCCTTTTATTTTGCCGGAGTCCCCCCCATCATCGGTGGCTTGGTGCTCTCCGTTGTCCCGCTGGTCCATCAGAGGATGCTGAAGAAGCAGCGCCTGGATTCTGGCAAAGACAAGATGCTGGTCTCGGAGGCAGTGGTGaatggggagctgctgcccgGCTGCCCTGCCTCCGAGGCACACATGTGA